The stretch of DNA TTTGCTTCCACAAATTCCGATGCTGGGTTATCAAAGGCAAATGATTTGGAAACTGTATTGTTTTGTGAAACTACAATGCCAAGCTCTGTTACTATAACAAAATACACAATGCAGGTTTGATCTTCGGATTAAAAAAGCTACCATAAATCAACTATTATAAGACAACAAAATCAACTCAATCAAGTGACGCCTGACCTTTCTGTATCGATTGGCCCAATCAAATTTGGCAGGCCTGCAATGCTTGCTTCGGGAATTTTGGGCATATCCCTTGAGGTTTTCAATCGAATTTATCGTAGCGGGGCAGGTGCAGTAGTATCAAAATCACTTAGCAAAGAGCCATGGGAAGGCTATCCAAATCCTACAATAGTTGGAATCAAGGGAGGATACCTAAATGCGGTCGGACTCTCAAATCCCGGTGCTCCATATTTTGCAAACATGATAAAGTCAAACAAGGATGTGCCAATCATAGTTAGTTTGGTTGGCTCTATTGAAGATGAATTTGAATTCATGGTGCAGCAGTTTGAAGGTTGCAACGTTGCGGCGTACGAGCTAAACCTGTCTTGTCCCCACGTGGAAAAAGTCGGCCTCGAAGTCGGCGATGATCCAAAACTGGTGACGAAGATTGTATCTCGAGTCAAGTCGGTCGCAAAAGCACCAGTGATTGGCAAGGTAGGCCTTGGCACTACAAACTATCTGGATACAGTCAAGGCGGCAATCGACGGAGGAGCAGACGCAATCACAGCAATTAACACATTGCGCGCAATGGGAATAGATGTAGAGACGCAACGACCAATACTGAGCCACAAAATTGGAGGGCTGTCTGGTCCTGCAATAAAACCCGTGGCAGTCAGATGCGTCTATGAAATCACATCAAAATACGACATTCCAGTAATTGGGTGCGGGGGCGTCTCTACATGGGAGGATGCACTAGAGTTTATCTTTGCGGGGGCATCTGCAATCCAAGTGGGCAGCGCAATAGGTGATGGGTGGATTGACGTTTTTGGAAACATCAATGACGGTATTGCAAATTACATGAAGAAAAAAGAATATTCAAAAATCTCGGAGATGGTGGGCCTTGCAAAGCGTTTCTAAGACCCCATCCATTAGAACAATTGAAAAGGTAATAGACGAAACCCCGACTGTCAGAACTATAATAATATCTGATTCAAATCTGGCAAATGTTCTGCCTGGACAATTCGCAATGGTGTGGATTCCGGGTGTGAATGAGCTGCCAATGAGCATAATGATTACCGAAGAAAACGGCAAAGCCGCATTTACTGTTCGAAAGCGTGGCGTGTCATCTACTGCCTTGTATGACCTAAAGGTAGGCCAGCAAATCGGAGTACGTGGCCCATACGGCAATGCATTTGACATCCGTGACGGCAAAATTGTACTCGTTGGTGGCGGCACAGGCCTAGTCCCACTGATGAGGCTGGCAAAATTTGCAAAGCCGACAAACGATATCACAATACTGATGGGCTCTAAATCCAAAGACGAAGTATTCTTTGAAAACCTGGCAAATAGAATTCTCAAGGACAAAAAGCACCAAGTAATAGTAACTACTGAGGATGGCTCGTACGGGGAACGAGGATTTGTAACAGATGTCCTAGAAAGACTAGTTCAGAATACCAAGTTTGACGCAATTTACACATGTGGTCCTGAGATAATGATGCACAAAATCGTCCAGCTTGCAAATTCAAAGGGGATCTTTGTCCAAGCGTCACTGGAAAGAATGATGAAATGCGGAATTGGAATCTGTGGAAGCTGTTGTATGGATGAAGTATTGGTGTGTCATGATGGTACGATCTTTGATGGAAAATTCCTGGCAAGCTCGCAAGAATTTGGTCACACTCATCGAGCCAAGTCTGGAATCTTGGAAAATTACTAATCCGACAAAATACCGGCGTAAAACTACCTAAAGGTTTAAAATAAATAAAAAAAGAGACGCGTCAATGGCAAAACCAAAGATCGTACTGACAGCAGACCGCACTCTGATGTCTAACTATAGGGGAATCTCACTAGCTACCTTCTTTGGATGCGCGCCAGCACTGGATCCAAACCGAGATCACAATTCTTTTTGGTACAAAATTCTAAAAAACCAAGTAACACCGAAGGTTCTCTTTGACTTTATTTGTAATCCCATTCCGCACAACAACGGAGTTGCAGCTTATGCCCCATATGGCCTTCGAAAAGTAGAGGCGGGTTTGTTACGTGATGGATTTGCAAGAGAGGACGTGGTAGTTGCCCATCCAGACCATGTTGAGAAATTCATTGGTCCTGAAACCCAAGTAGTTGGCACATATGAGATGGACCCACTTGGAATGGGACCAGTCACCATGACATTTACCTATGGAAGAAAGCAAATGTCATACGACGAATATTACAATATCTATTTACACAAAAAAATCATAGAGGCAAAGAAAAAATCCGGCAGCAATGCCAAAGTGATATCTGGCGCTTCTGGAACATGGCAGTACAACTATGACCCAGAAAAAATAGAAGAGCTTGGCATCTATGCTATTTTAGAAGGTGAGCTTGGAGGAATTGCACCAGAAATCGACGGCCATGCAGGACGATTCTTCAAGTACCTAATTGACGGCGAATTTGAAAACATGAATCCATTCCGAAAGCGAAGCGATTTCAAAGTTGATATCAAGGAATTTGAGAGAAACGGAAGAAAACTGCATGGAAGATTTGTGAATTTCTGGGACAGACCGGAAATTGACGAAATCCCTGAGATTGTCGAGCCATCAATGCACGGCATGATAGAAGTAATGAGGGGATGCGGACGTGGATGCAAATTCTGCGATGTGACCCTTAGAGCATTAAGGTATTATCCTCCAGAGAAAGTAAAGCGCGAAATTGAAATCAACATCAAAAAGGGTGGACTGCGTAACGCATGGCTTCACTCTGATGATATTTTCGTATATGGAATGGATCCGAGAACAAACAAGCAGATGGAGCCAAACCGCGAGGCGCTAGAGGAACTATTCCAAGCAGTAATGGACGCAGGAGTAACACACACCAACCCCACACACGGAACACTAGCAGGAGCTATAGCAGACGAAAAATTGATTCCAAATCTCTCAAAAATAATTCATGCCAGCCCATCAAATCTCATTGGGGTACAATGTGGATTTGAGACAGGCAGCCTAAGACTGATCGGCAAATATGCAGACCGCAAACTTGCGCCATTTATGCCAGAAGAATGGCACTGGGTGGTAAAAGAGGGAGTAAAGACGCTAAACGAGAACCACTGGGTTCCGGCATTTACACTGATTATGGGCCTTGACAATGACGAAACCCCAGAAGATTCCTGGGAGACAATTCAGCTAATCAGCGAGCTGGAGCGAGAGCAGCCAGATTCCATGTTTACAACAACCCCGCTGACATTTGTCCCAATCGGACTACTGGAAAAATCAGAATTCTTTAACATTGGCAACGAGATGAGTCCTGCACAGCTAGGTGTCATGTACAAGACCTGGCAGCACAACTTCAAGTATGGAATCCAGAAATTCATGACCAAGACTGGAACCCGCCAGACCTCTGTCCAAAAACAGTTCTTTAACATGCTTGCCCGCTCTTTGGGCGGCGTCCCGCTGACTGCGATGGAAAAATACGCAAGAAGAAAGGGCAAAGAGCACGAAAAGGTAATCGAGACTGTCAAGGCAAAGTACTGGTAAACCACAATTACCACTCGCATTTATAAAACCGAATTTCTAAACAAAATACACAATGGCAACCCACGGATCTATTACAAAAGCAGGAAAGGTAAAGGGCCAGACACCAAAAGTTGAGGGTCGAAAGCGAGTAGGAACAATATCCATATTGCGCAACAAGAGCAACTTTAGGAAGAGATTTGCACTGCACCGAACTCCTGGTCAAAACAAACCTGGCCAAAGAAAACGAAAACGCTAGGACTATTTCTTTTTCATAATTCATACGCAATCCTAAATTACTAGGTGTCGCCACACTGATCAAACAGAATTGGCAAGCTAACCGTTTGGCGGTTAAAATGGGCCAAGACTTGGGACGTGCGAATCCCCGAGTCTTTGCTCATATTTCCAAAATTGAAAATGCATCCATGATTTTAGCTAATAAGCTGGCCTCGTGGACAACACATTTTTTAATTAACAATATGAACTTCATATCACATGAAACAATGCAAGACCTGCGGAGAACAATTTGACGGAAACGCCCGCGAGTTTTGCTCTTGGCAGTGTGAGGAAAACCACGTAAAATCACTGCGAAAAAAACTGGATGATGCGGTAAAGACCGACCGCGGCCACACGCAAAAGCTGAGCAAACAGTAGAAGACTTTTTATTTCATTTTTGGATTATAGAAAACATGAATGGCAAGCTGAAATTCTTGGTATTGCTAATGATACTGCCACTATTGACAATAGCAGTAACCAGCATGCCGGAAGCAGACGCAGAGGGTGGGGAAAAATCTTGCTCAAAGAAGGACAAGTCTGGAAAAACCATGTCTTCTAGCGCATCTAAAATGTCATATAAAATGAGCAAAAAATCACTCTGACTGGTCTGAATTATCAAACCTTCATTTAGAAATCTCATTGATTTTTGTTATGTGTAATGAAAGGACTGGAACTTGGCCTGCTTGCGGCAGGCGGAATATTGGGCACATTTTTGCGATACAAAATTACCGAGTCGCCAATACTGTTTGGCGCGCTCCAAGTAAATGTCCTAATTGTAAATGTGATTGGCAGCTTTATTCTGGGCTTGTTTTTTGTAGCATCGACGCAATGGAGCCTTGATACAAAATACGTATTGTTCTTGGCAGTTGGGTTTTGCGGGTCTTTGACTACCATGTCTGCATTTGCATTGGAATCTGGTAGTTTAATTGAGAACAAGCAGTTTGGCCTAGTTGCACTTAACATCTTGGCAAATGTAGGGCTGTCAATTGGTGCAATATTTGCCGGAAAATCCATCATGGGTCTTGCAATGCACGCCTAGGCATCAAAACTAATTATTGATTGATGCTGTATTGGGGTGTAATTGGACAAAAAATGTGTTAGATGTGGTCAGTCCTTTGAGTGCCAGGAAAACGAATCTTGCTGGTGTTTTAAGGAAGATAGAGTCAGTCCGGAATATTCGGATTGTGTGTGCAAGAATTGTCTGAAATTACAGTATCGCAAGAAACTGATGGGGATCTAGTTTAAACCCAGTAACACAGGTGTTAATTTTTGATTGTAT from Candidatus Nitrosotenuis aquarius encodes:
- a CDS encoding fluoride efflux transporter FluC, with the protein product MKGLELGLLAAGGILGTFLRYKITESPILFGALQVNVLIVNVIGSFILGLFFVASTQWSLDTKYVLFLAVGFCGSLTTMSAFALESGSLIENKQFGLVALNILANVGLSIGAIFAGKSIMGLAMHA
- a CDS encoding dihydroorotate dehydrogenase electron transfer subunit: MQSVSKTPSIRTIEKVIDETPTVRTIIISDSNLANVLPGQFAMVWIPGVNELPMSIMITEENGKAAFTVRKRGVSSTALYDLKVGQQIGVRGPYGNAFDIRDGKIVLVGGGTGLVPLMRLAKFAKPTNDITILMGSKSKDEVFFENLANRILKDKKHQVIVTTEDGSYGERGFVTDVLERLVQNTKFDAIYTCGPEIMMHKIVQLANSKGIFVQASLERMMKCGIGICGSCCMDEVLVCHDGTIFDGKFLASSQEFGHTHRAKSGILENY
- a CDS encoding dihydroorotate dehydrogenase codes for the protein MTPDLSVSIGPIKFGRPAMLASGILGISLEVFNRIYRSGAGAVVSKSLSKEPWEGYPNPTIVGIKGGYLNAVGLSNPGAPYFANMIKSNKDVPIIVSLVGSIEDEFEFMVQQFEGCNVAAYELNLSCPHVEKVGLEVGDDPKLVTKIVSRVKSVAKAPVIGKVGLGTTNYLDTVKAAIDGGADAITAINTLRAMGIDVETQRPILSHKIGGLSGPAIKPVAVRCVYEITSKYDIPVIGCGGVSTWEDALEFIFAGASAIQVGSAIGDGWIDVFGNINDGIANYMKKKEYSKISEMVGLAKRF
- a CDS encoding B12-binding domain-containing radical SAM protein, producing MAKPKIVLTADRTLMSNYRGISLATFFGCAPALDPNRDHNSFWYKILKNQVTPKVLFDFICNPIPHNNGVAAYAPYGLRKVEAGLLRDGFAREDVVVAHPDHVEKFIGPETQVVGTYEMDPLGMGPVTMTFTYGRKQMSYDEYYNIYLHKKIIEAKKKSGSNAKVISGASGTWQYNYDPEKIEELGIYAILEGELGGIAPEIDGHAGRFFKYLIDGEFENMNPFRKRSDFKVDIKEFERNGRKLHGRFVNFWDRPEIDEIPEIVEPSMHGMIEVMRGCGRGCKFCDVTLRALRYYPPEKVKREIEINIKKGGLRNAWLHSDDIFVYGMDPRTNKQMEPNREALEELFQAVMDAGVTHTNPTHGTLAGAIADEKLIPNLSKIIHASPSNLIGVQCGFETGSLRLIGKYADRKLAPFMPEEWHWVVKEGVKTLNENHWVPAFTLIMGLDNDETPEDSWETIQLISELEREQPDSMFTTTPLTFVPIGLLEKSEFFNIGNEMSPAQLGVMYKTWQHNFKYGIQKFMTKTGTRQTSVQKQFFNMLARSLGGVPLTAMEKYARRKGKEHEKVIETVKAKYW
- a CDS encoding 30S ribosomal protein S30e translates to MATHGSITKAGKVKGQTPKVEGRKRVGTISILRNKSNFRKRFALHRTPGQNKPGQRKRKR